In one window of Candidatus Binatus sp. DNA:
- a CDS encoding LLM class flavin-dependent oxidoreductase yields MRNRTIVLAAGGAAMPRPLAVRNAVCQDIRQQDRSSHTPKCKAQRESTTMRVGYAVAFQNPHNAISDAEVYRNELRLCEMAEPLGFDSVWSVEHHFDDYAICPDVLQFLAYMSGAAIQARSKNILYDSARQA; encoded by the coding sequence ATGCGCAATCGAACGATCGTCCTCGCGGCTGGAGGTGCGGCGATGCCACGGCCGTTGGCAGTACGGAATGCAGTGTGCCAAGATATCCGGCAGCAGGATCGCTCATCGCACACGCCCAAATGTAAGGCTCAACGAGAGAGTACTACCATGCGCGTAGGCTATGCAGTCGCTTTTCAGAATCCCCACAACGCTATCTCTGACGCCGAGGTCTATCGCAACGAACTGAGGCTGTGCGAGATGGCAGAGCCGCTCGGCTTTGATTCGGTCTGGTCGGTCGAGCACCACTTCGACGACTACGCGATTTGCCCGGACGTGTTGCAGTTCCTCGCTTATATGTCAGGTGCCGCAATCCAAGCTCGGTCAAAGAATATTCTCTACGATTCGGCTCGCCAGGCGTGA